Proteins encoded in a region of the Haloglomus salinum genome:
- a CDS encoding thioredoxin family protein translates to MTEVLLFTQETCGACATQREKTGGLEDEYPDVEFREVDIQNELGTANAYGVRKTPTTLVYANGERTAEFIGVVDRDDLEAAIQSAEQQSAGLAQRIASLVRG, encoded by the coding sequence ATGACAGAGGTACTCCTCTTCACGCAGGAGACGTGTGGGGCATGTGCAACGCAACGAGAGAAAACCGGGGGCCTGGAGGACGAATACCCCGATGTCGAATTTCGGGAGGTCGATATCCAGAACGAGCTGGGGACAGCCAACGCGTACGGGGTCCGGAAGACGCCCACGACGCTCGTGTACGCGAACGGGGAACGGACTGCCGAGTTCATCGGGGTCGTCGACCGGGACGACCTGGAGGCCGCTATCCAGAGCGCTGAGCAGCAATCGGCCGGCCTCGCACAGCGGATTGCCAGTCTCGTCCGCGGATAA
- a CDS encoding ring-cleaving dioxygenase: MLTDTPGIHHITGIVRDAAENVRFYRDVLGLRLVKQTVNFTDRFTRHLFYGDETGSPGTALTFFPYPAEEDGRVGKPQITTAALVIPPDSVDYWRDRLADHDLDVTETGRFEETVLQFADPDGTELELVTGESDVAPWADGPVPTEHAIRGIHGVTLLSTSIFATASLLETMGFELIAQDGDRVRYRAPGDRATVVDLLDRAAEFGREGAGSIHHVAVRVPDEDQLYEWHDLLRERGYDVSRVKDRHFFHSLYVREPGGILFELATEGPGLAAEADPATLGESLFLPPWLEEDREMIEDQLPPLDPGSGPGAD; this comes from the coding sequence ATGCTCACAGACACCCCCGGAATCCATCACATCACCGGCATCGTCCGCGACGCTGCCGAGAACGTCCGCTTCTACCGGGACGTTCTCGGTCTCCGCCTCGTCAAGCAGACGGTGAACTTCACCGACCGGTTCACCCGGCATCTGTTCTACGGGGACGAGACCGGGTCGCCTGGCACCGCGCTGACGTTCTTCCCGTACCCCGCGGAGGAGGACGGCCGGGTCGGGAAGCCCCAAATCACCACCGCCGCGCTGGTCATTCCGCCGGACTCGGTGGACTACTGGCGTGACCGACTCGCCGACCACGACCTCGATGTCACGGAGACCGGGCGATTCGAGGAGACGGTGCTCCAGTTCGCCGATCCCGACGGGACCGAGCTCGAACTCGTCACCGGCGAGTCCGACGTGGCGCCGTGGGCGGATGGACCCGTCCCGACCGAGCACGCCATCCGGGGTATCCACGGGGTGACGCTGCTCTCGACGAGCATCTTCGCCACCGCGAGCCTGCTCGAGACCATGGGCTTCGAGCTGATTGCCCAGGATGGCGACCGCGTGCGCTACCGGGCGCCGGGCGACCGCGCGACCGTCGTCGACCTCCTCGACCGGGCGGCCGAGTTCGGCCGCGAGGGAGCCGGCTCCATCCACCACGTCGCCGTCCGCGTTCCCGACGAGGACCAGCTCTACGAGTGGCACGACCTCCTCCGGGAGCGCGGCTACGACGTCTCGCGGGTGAAAGACCGCCACTTCTTCCACTCGCTGTACGTCCGCGAGCCCGGTGGCATCCTGTTCGAGCTCGCGACCGAGGGGCCGGGACTCGCGGCCGAGGCCGACCCCGCCACGCTCGGCGAGTCGCTGTTCCTCCCGCCGTGGCTCGAGGAGGACCGCGAGATGATCGAGGACCAGCTCCCGCCGCTCGATCCGGGTTCCGGCCCGGGGGCGGACTGA
- a CDS encoding CoA-binding protein, producing MPITDADGLRRVLGHDRVAVVGASTDYDKAAHIVPAYLQRHGYELTPVNPTADEIFGEPAFDSLADVPDPVDIVEVFRPSEEVPGIIEQALARDDVRAVWLQPGITHDAAARDAEAAGLDVVQDRCMKVEHGQLIRNPMD from the coding sequence ATGCCGATAACCGACGCCGACGGGCTCCGCCGGGTCCTCGGCCACGACCGCGTTGCCGTCGTCGGGGCCTCGACGGACTACGACAAGGCGGCCCACATCGTCCCGGCGTACCTCCAGCGCCACGGCTACGAGCTGACGCCGGTCAACCCGACCGCAGACGAGATATTCGGCGAGCCGGCATTCGATTCACTGGCCGACGTTCCGGACCCCGTCGACATCGTCGAGGTGTTCCGACCGAGCGAGGAGGTGCCGGGTATCATCGAGCAGGCGCTCGCCCGGGACGACGTGCGGGCGGTCTGGCTGCAACCCGGCATCACGCACGACGCGGCCGCACGGGACGCGGAAGCCGCCGGGCTGGACGTGGTTCAGGACCGCTGCATGAAGGTCGAACACGGCCAGCTGATTCGGAACCCGATGGACTGA
- a CDS encoding helix-turn-helix transcriptional regulator: MNRRRADAVVGLLVAAVVLVGGALSWDAYQQQQAFEQMGSMMGTSMGTVHGTNPLWYVLGTLLVATLVGGGYLAIRDELTSTGGVDQQRRAASEQIAQGSAETSGDTARSNDGSNPEAQPRARVLDLLPEDERRILDPVLSSPGITQVELRDRSDFSKSKVSQTVSGLEKRGLLYRERQGRTYRIYPSDDLEQSQS, encoded by the coding sequence ATGAATCGACGGCGAGCCGATGCAGTAGTCGGTCTCCTCGTCGCTGCAGTCGTTCTCGTCGGCGGAGCACTCAGCTGGGACGCCTACCAGCAACAGCAGGCATTCGAGCAGATGGGGTCGATGATGGGCACGTCCATGGGGACCGTTCACGGGACGAATCCGCTCTGGTACGTCCTCGGGACCCTCCTCGTCGCGACCCTCGTCGGCGGTGGATATCTGGCGATTCGCGATGAGCTCACCAGCACGGGGGGAGTCGACCAGCAACGGCGTGCTGCATCGGAGCAAATTGCCCAGGGGAGTGCTGAGACATCAGGTGACACCGCTCGCTCGAACGACGGCAGCAATCCAGAGGCCCAGCCTCGGGCCCGCGTGCTGGACCTGTTGCCGGAGGACGAACGACGTATCCTCGACCCGGTCCTCTCCTCACCCGGTATCACGCAGGTCGAACTCAGGGATCGGTCGGACTTCTCGAAGAGCAAGGTGAGCCAGACGGTCAGTGGCCTCGAGAAGCGGGGCCTGCTGTACCGGGAGCGCCAGGGACGGACCTACCGGATCTATCCGAGCGACGACCTGGAGCAGAGCCAGAGCTAG
- a CDS encoding low temperature requirement protein A, whose amino-acid sequence MSGPFPFASGQGTVLDDDQKVTPLELFFDLVFVFAMTQVSSFLAHNLSWIGVVRGVGLLAVLWWAWVTYSWLTNAIPAEEALPARVVILAAMAVMLVVALAVPDAFGDDGVLFGLAYFVVRVSHVVLYALATDPETRAAVIRLAPGFLLGPALLIPAGFLDGPLQGLLWVVALAIDYGVPLVRGVSGFTIQAGHFVERHRLILIIALGESIVAIGIGVDSGGLPLSPAVVGAALSGIVLVIALWWLYFDYVVLAAERRLASATGEARAALARDSYSYLHLPMVAGIIFVALGIEQTLAHIGEPLGPVPAVALGGGSALYLLGHVLFRLRDTGTVSMLRLAVAGGACLVVPIATQLAAPLPLAVLVVLFVGLAGVETARSEFRRTVRD is encoded by the coding sequence ATGAGTGGACCGTTCCCCTTCGCTTCGGGGCAAGGTACCGTTCTGGACGACGACCAGAAGGTCACACCGCTGGAGCTGTTCTTCGACCTCGTGTTCGTCTTCGCCATGACCCAGGTGAGTAGTTTCCTCGCCCACAATCTCTCCTGGATCGGGGTCGTTCGTGGCGTCGGCCTGCTCGCTGTTCTCTGGTGGGCGTGGGTCACCTACTCCTGGTTGACGAACGCCATTCCCGCCGAGGAGGCACTGCCGGCACGAGTGGTGATCCTCGCCGCGATGGCGGTCATGCTCGTCGTCGCACTCGCCGTCCCCGACGCCTTCGGGGACGACGGCGTGCTGTTCGGACTTGCGTACTTCGTCGTCCGGGTGTCACACGTCGTGCTGTACGCACTCGCGACCGATCCGGAGACCCGGGCCGCGGTGATCCGCCTCGCTCCCGGGTTCCTGCTCGGGCCGGCACTGCTCATCCCCGCAGGATTCCTCGATGGGCCGCTGCAGGGGCTCCTCTGGGTCGTGGCACTCGCCATCGACTACGGTGTCCCGCTCGTCCGAGGAGTGTCCGGATTCACGATCCAGGCGGGTCACTTCGTCGAGCGCCACCGACTCATCCTCATCATCGCGCTCGGCGAGTCCATCGTGGCAATCGGAATCGGGGTCGACAGTGGGGGACTGCCGCTCTCCCCGGCTGTCGTCGGTGCCGCGCTCTCCGGGATCGTCCTCGTCATCGCACTCTGGTGGCTCTACTTCGACTACGTCGTCCTCGCTGCGGAACGACGGCTCGCGTCGGCGACCGGCGAAGCGCGAGCGGCGCTCGCCCGTGACTCGTACAGCTACCTCCACCTCCCGATGGTCGCGGGCATCATCTTCGTCGCACTCGGCATCGAGCAGACACTCGCGCACATCGGCGAGCCGCTGGGCCCCGTGCCGGCGGTCGCACTCGGTGGCGGCAGCGCACTGTACCTGCTCGGTCACGTCCTCTTCCGATTGCGCGACACCGGGACCGTCAGCATGCTCCGGCTCGCCGTCGCAGGGGGAGCGTGTCTGGTGGTGCCGATAGCCACGCAACTGGCCGCGCCACTCCCCCTTGCCGTCCTCGTGGTCCTGTTCGTCGGGCTTGCGGGCGTCGAGACGGCACGCTCGGAGTTCCGGCGGACGGTACGGGACTGA
- a CDS encoding helix-turn-helix domain-containing protein translates to MQFATIVYRHPEGFVQSLGAAFGAHADVEPVAIHATRSLGDGTALMLYELAGDADAVRQVLAENEQATEYRVTQLQDRVAAYIHYTPNETVQRLLDSVEEYGLVLDTPIPIHEDGTFEVTLIGFQSDLSEAFEEVPEELETMIERVGQYTPSNANYFDRLSERQREVLRLAYEQGYYEEPRGTTHEEIASHLDCSPANVGEILRRIENKLVTELFKEPSAPTETPAS, encoded by the coding sequence ATGCAGTTCGCCACCATCGTCTATCGCCATCCCGAGGGCTTCGTCCAGTCGCTCGGGGCGGCCTTCGGCGCCCACGCGGACGTGGAGCCGGTCGCGATTCACGCCACCCGGTCACTCGGCGACGGCACCGCCCTCATGCTCTACGAACTGGCGGGCGACGCCGACGCCGTCCGTCAGGTCCTCGCCGAGAACGAGCAGGCCACGGAGTACCGGGTGACCCAGCTTCAGGACCGCGTCGCCGCGTACATCCACTACACGCCGAACGAGACCGTCCAGCGGCTCCTCGACAGCGTCGAGGAGTACGGGCTCGTCCTCGATACCCCCATCCCGATCCACGAGGACGGCACGTTCGAGGTGACCCTGATCGGGTTCCAGTCGGACCTGAGCGAGGCGTTCGAGGAGGTCCCCGAGGAACTCGAGACGATGATCGAGCGCGTGGGGCAGTACACACCGAGCAACGCGAACTACTTCGACCGGCTGAGCGAGCGCCAGCGGGAGGTACTTCGACTCGCCTACGAGCAGGGGTACTACGAGGAACCACGCGGGACGACCCACGAGGAGATCGCGTCGCATCTGGACTGCTCCCCGGCGAACGTCGGCGAGATACTGCGGCGCATCGAGAACAAGCTCGTCACCGAACTGTTCAAGGAGCCCAGTGCACCGACCGAGACACCCGCCTCCTGA
- a CDS encoding helix-turn-helix domain-containing protein, which produces MVANCIPPTRSSGHLYLSPHTLLVGTDVRHLPGTAPAASVERQRLRHLGGLPERQTPPAPLAVRRGDRLDRIRAILEAEPDVFGFSISGEDDRGGLVYVHSRPPAGVAAFLGLPKTHEVFFDFPIEATPDGRYRVDVVGETNEVVQAALADIPESIEFSIERIGPYLEARGDLAALLTERQREVLATARDLGYYEVPREATHRDIADRLALATGTVAEHLQKIEARVFSTVEP; this is translated from the coding sequence ATGGTGGCGAACTGCATACCCCCGACTCGGTCATCCGGGCACCTGTATCTATCTCCACACACCCTGCTGGTCGGGACGGATGTCCGTCACCTCCCAGGGACAGCGCCGGCAGCATCCGTGGAGCGACAGCGTCTACGACATCTCGGCGGCCTGCCAGAGCGACAGACACCGCCAGCACCACTCGCGGTGCGCCGGGGGGACCGCCTCGACCGGATCCGGGCCATCCTGGAGGCGGAGCCGGATGTCTTCGGCTTCAGCATCTCCGGCGAGGACGACCGGGGCGGCCTCGTCTACGTCCACAGCCGCCCGCCGGCGGGTGTCGCAGCGTTCCTCGGCCTCCCGAAGACACACGAGGTCTTCTTCGACTTCCCCATCGAGGCGACGCCCGACGGCCGCTACCGGGTCGACGTGGTCGGCGAGACGAACGAGGTGGTGCAGGCCGCGCTGGCGGACATCCCCGAGAGCATCGAGTTCAGTATCGAGCGCATCGGGCCGTATCTGGAGGCGCGGGGGGACCTCGCGGCGCTGCTGACCGAGCGCCAGCGCGAGGTGCTCGCCACGGCCCGCGACCTGGGCTACTACGAGGTCCCCCGCGAGGCGACCCACCGGGATATCGCCGACCGACTGGCCCTCGCCACGGGGACCGTCGCCGAACACCTCCAGAAGATCGAAGCCCGGGTGTTCTCCACGGTCGAGCCGTAG
- a CDS encoding permease, with the protein MQAALLDGILESLRIGVGFLWTAAWAIIMGLVITSLVQVYVSKERMAQVLGTEDLSGLTKATVFGAASSGCSFGAVAIGKGLFKKGAHTVNVLAFMFASTNLIVELGLMILILLGWEFLVAELLGGVILIAVMALLVHLTLPENRFDEVRRELNQRELAQGVSEDPTCGMEGTDEYSLTTDGGETVTFCSEGCMETYQQEVASSGGWRDELLSWGGWYKVGNQYRKEWSMIWKDVVAGFLISGFVIVFVPQWVWNTLFLQGDGLLVSAENAVMGVAIAVISFVGSMGNVPFAVALWGGGISFAGVIAFVYADLITIPVLNIYRKYYGWHVMLYILGIFFVTMAFTGFLMEELFNALGIVPNLARGETASEQTYFEFNYTFYLNLIAFVFSGFLLYVYRRGLGAPGQYRDPVCGMRTDDSGPSLTHDGETYYFCSDRCKQSFEKHPSEFAHQHPEIAGNRASQSHDHH; encoded by the coding sequence ATGCAGGCCGCCCTCCTCGACGGAATCCTCGAGTCGCTGCGGATCGGTGTCGGCTTCCTCTGGACGGCAGCCTGGGCGATCATCATGGGGCTGGTGATCACGAGCCTCGTCCAGGTCTACGTCTCGAAGGAACGGATGGCCCAGGTCCTCGGAACCGAGGACCTGAGCGGCCTCACGAAGGCGACGGTGTTCGGCGCCGCGAGTAGTGGCTGTAGCTTCGGGGCCGTCGCAATCGGGAAAGGCCTGTTCAAGAAGGGTGCGCACACGGTGAACGTCCTCGCGTTCATGTTCGCCTCGACGAACCTCATCGTCGAACTCGGCCTGATGATACTCATCCTGCTCGGGTGGGAGTTCCTCGTCGCCGAACTCCTCGGCGGTGTCATCCTCATCGCCGTGATGGCACTCCTCGTCCATCTGACCCTCCCCGAGAACCGCTTCGACGAGGTCCGACGGGAACTGAATCAACGCGAGCTGGCACAGGGTGTCAGCGAGGACCCGACCTGCGGGATGGAAGGCACGGACGAGTACTCGCTGACGACCGACGGCGGCGAGACAGTGACGTTCTGCTCGGAGGGGTGTATGGAGACCTACCAGCAGGAGGTGGCCAGCAGCGGCGGGTGGCGCGACGAGCTCCTGTCGTGGGGCGGCTGGTACAAGGTCGGGAACCAGTACCGCAAGGAGTGGTCGATGATCTGGAAGGACGTCGTCGCGGGCTTTCTCATCTCGGGGTTCGTCATCGTCTTCGTCCCGCAGTGGGTCTGGAACACACTGTTCCTCCAGGGTGATGGACTGTTGGTGAGCGCAGAGAACGCCGTCATGGGTGTGGCAATCGCGGTCATCAGCTTCGTCGGTAGCATGGGCAACGTTCCCTTCGCCGTCGCGCTGTGGGGCGGTGGCATCAGTTTCGCCGGTGTCATCGCGTTCGTCTACGCCGACCTCATCACCATCCCCGTCCTGAACATCTACCGGAAGTACTACGGCTGGCATGTGATGCTGTACATCCTCGGCATCTTCTTCGTGACCATGGCCTTCACGGGCTTTCTCATGGAGGAACTGTTCAACGCCCTCGGCATCGTCCCGAACCTCGCCCGCGGGGAGACCGCATCCGAGCAGACGTACTTCGAGTTCAACTACACCTTCTACCTCAACCTCATCGCGTTCGTGTTCTCTGGCTTCCTCCTCTACGTCTATCGGCGTGGACTCGGTGCACCTGGCCAGTACCGTGACCCGGTCTGTGGGATGCGGACCGATGATAGCGGGCCGAGTCTCACCCACGACGGCGAGACGTACTACTTCTGTTCGGACCGATGCAAACAGTCGTTCGAGAAACACCCATCCGAATTCGCACACCAGCACCCAGAAATCGCAGGAAATAGAGCCTCCCAGAGCCATGACCATCACTGA
- a CDS encoding helix-turn-helix domain-containing protein, with translation MSLHQASFRVRHECPYRELSERHPDLTIREWYLSDCQVLEITSAETPTEDLLADVRALGTTLHESADESGLHVVTQACLCSLEDSILDRFERHNALYQPPTVHRQGWEHYTVVAFDEGDIRALLRDLEADRDIEVLSKTAIADEQLPHSMLTPVDRLFEDITDRQLAALQLALENGYYEQPRGTSLRELAGMTSVARSTYEEHLRKAENKLLTNVGALLRLVTAGTATNPLGAEPSPTPEQNAD, from the coding sequence ATGAGCCTCCACCAGGCCTCGTTCCGGGTCCGTCACGAGTGTCCCTATCGGGAACTCTCCGAGCGACACCCGGACCTCACCATCCGGGAGTGGTACCTGAGCGACTGCCAGGTGCTGGAGATCACCTCGGCGGAGACGCCGACGGAGGACCTCCTCGCGGACGTCCGGGCGCTTGGAACCACCCTCCACGAGTCCGCCGACGAGTCTGGCCTCCACGTCGTCACGCAGGCGTGTCTCTGCTCGCTGGAGGACTCCATCCTCGACCGGTTCGAGCGGCACAACGCCCTCTACCAGCCGCCGACCGTCCACCGGCAGGGCTGGGAGCACTACACGGTCGTCGCGTTCGACGAGGGCGACATCCGGGCCCTGCTCCGTGACCTGGAGGCCGACCGCGACATCGAGGTCCTCTCGAAGACCGCCATCGCGGACGAGCAGCTCCCACACAGCATGCTGACGCCGGTCGACCGGCTGTTCGAGGATATCACCGACCGGCAGCTGGCCGCACTACAGCTCGCCCTCGAGAACGGCTACTACGAGCAGCCCCGGGGGACCTCGCTCCGTGAGCTGGCCGGCATGACCTCGGTGGCCCGCTCGACCTACGAGGAGCACCTCCGGAAGGCAGAGAACAAGCTGCTCACGAACGTCGGGGCGCTCCTGCGACTCGTGACCGCGGGCACCGCGACGAACCCGCTGGGGGCGGAGCCGTCGCCGACGCCGGAGCAGAACGCGGACTGA
- a CDS encoding plastocyanin/azurin family copper-binding protein, with the protein MNYSRRQFIGALGAGTVATAGLPRPVAAQETPVVEMGNNYFDPIGLHVDPGTTVRFEIAAGSHSATAYENRIPADATTFDSGVISSGGFEHTFDEPGTYDYYCIPHKSVGMVGRIVVGNPGGPAEERPIPDGDVPDSDAIVEQGAIAYGSSTGGGGNSDGGMMGPGMGSGPGMMNGRTGGWGGGLPFVGGALGMLGLVGGLLYWALGRDGAPSRKDSSAMETLQRRYARGEIDEAEFHRRRERLENGGEGPSE; encoded by the coding sequence ATGAATTACAGTAGACGCCAGTTCATCGGGGCGCTCGGGGCCGGCACGGTTGCAACTGCGGGCCTCCCCCGGCCAGTTGCTGCACAGGAGACGCCCGTCGTCGAGATGGGGAACAACTACTTCGACCCGATCGGGCTCCACGTCGACCCCGGCACGACCGTCCGCTTCGAGATAGCGGCCGGATCGCACTCGGCCACCGCCTACGAGAACCGGATTCCAGCCGACGCGACGACGTTCGATAGTGGGGTCATCTCGTCGGGGGGGTTCGAGCACACGTTCGACGAGCCGGGTACGTACGACTACTACTGCATCCCGCACAAGTCGGTCGGGATGGTCGGTCGTATCGTTGTCGGCAACCCCGGTGGTCCAGCCGAGGAGCGTCCGATTCCGGACGGTGACGTGCCAGATAGCGATGCGATAGTCGAACAGGGCGCGATAGCGTATGGGTCCAGCACCGGAGGTGGCGGGAACTCCGACGGCGGAATGATGGGGCCTGGGATGGGGTCTGGTCCGGGAATGATGAACGGCCGGACCGGTGGATGGGGTGGCGGGCTGCCGTTCGTCGGCGGGGCACTCGGAATGCTGGGGCTGGTCGGTGGGCTCCTCTACTGGGCACTCGGGCGAGATGGCGCTCCCTCCCGGAAGGATAGTTCCGCGATGGAGACCCTTCAGCGCCGTTACGCCCGTGGAGAGATCGACGAAGCGGAGTTCCACCGCCGTCGAGAACGGCTGGAGAACGGGGGCGAGGGCCCGTCTGAGTGA
- a CDS encoding universal stress protein, with protein MYDRILLSTDGTVASERAAAHALELAATHDAVLHVLYVVDEDVVTAYSGDEYVDEAEGPEHGLEKHGEETLSALRHRASEADVDIETAMQHGRPDETIVRYGDDQEVDVLVLGTKRRPEEYRTLLGSVTDRVLRLTTRPAIVVKTEVKE; from the coding sequence ATGTACGACCGCATTCTGCTTTCGACGGACGGGACAGTCGCGTCCGAACGGGCTGCGGCGCACGCACTCGAACTTGCGGCGACTCACGATGCTGTCCTCCACGTGCTCTACGTCGTCGACGAGGACGTCGTGACTGCCTACAGCGGGGACGAGTACGTCGACGAAGCCGAAGGCCCGGAGCACGGACTGGAAAAGCACGGGGAGGAGACGCTTTCGGCACTCCGTCACCGGGCATCGGAGGCCGATGTCGATATCGAGACGGCGATGCAGCACGGCCGCCCCGACGAGACGATCGTGCGGTACGGCGACGACCAGGAGGTGGACGTACTCGTGCTGGGAACCAAACGCCGACCGGAAGAGTACCGGACGCTTCTCGGGAGTGTCACCGACCGCGTCCTCCGATTGACCACCCGCCCTGCAATCGTCGTGAAGACAGAGGTCAAAGAGTAG
- a CDS encoding VOC family protein: MADDAHTPTDPPVTAAPPESAFRTTGLDHVSIIGSNVEETVAFYRDVLGMSLVLRQPNLDAPHITHLFFDTGDGRMLTFFVEEERDSNDGRLRTPVGGVHHVAFRFEPERLAAIWAGLEEHGHHYNEFDRGIFHSLYTTDHNGLVIELATDKYEIPDDRRGEVLARAQAKRLQAGAEYARAEDLAAALEELGLPIERKDLSDADSGAAGLG, translated from the coding sequence GTGGCAGACGACGCACACACACCCACCGACCCGCCCGTGACCGCCGCCCCGCCGGAGAGTGCGTTCCGCACGACCGGTCTGGACCACGTCTCCATCATCGGGAGCAACGTCGAGGAGACCGTCGCGTTCTACCGCGACGTGCTTGGGATGTCGCTCGTCCTCAGACAGCCGAACCTCGATGCGCCACACATCACGCACCTGTTCTTCGACACGGGTGACGGCCGCATGCTCACCTTCTTCGTCGAGGAGGAGCGTGACTCGAACGACGGGCGCCTTCGGACGCCGGTCGGCGGCGTCCACCACGTCGCGTTCCGCTTCGAGCCCGAGCGACTGGCGGCAATCTGGGCCGGACTCGAGGAGCACGGCCACCACTACAACGAGTTCGACCGGGGCATCTTCCACTCGCTGTACACGACGGACCACAACGGGCTCGTCATCGAACTCGCGACGGACAAGTACGAGATTCCCGACGACCGGCGCGGAGAGGTCCTCGCCCGTGCCCAGGCAAAGCGCCTGCAAGCCGGTGCTGAGTACGCCAGAGCCGAGGACCTCGCGGCCGCACTCGAGGAACTCGGCCTGCCGATCGAGCGGAAGGACCTCTCGGACGCGGACTCCGGCGCGGCCGGGCTCGGCTGA
- a CDS encoding SHOCT domain-containing protein yields the protein MTQLTIHIGRTARRPAILAVPLLVAATGTVAAHGGGSYGGGMMGGGWGLFGGAMGLWGLLWMGLLFAVPLYILYALLNRGSGENDEQPLSVLRERYARGELSDDEFDRRRTQLERTG from the coding sequence ATGACCCAACTCACCATTCACATCGGACGCACTGCCCGCCGACCCGCGATCCTCGCCGTCCCGCTGCTGGTCGCGGCGACTGGAACGGTTGCTGCCCACGGTGGCGGGAGCTACGGCGGCGGCATGATGGGCGGCGGCTGGGGACTCTTCGGCGGAGCGATGGGGCTCTGGGGACTCCTCTGGATGGGGCTCCTCTTCGCTGTCCCGCTCTACATCCTGTATGCGCTCCTCAACCGAGGCTCCGGCGAGAACGACGAGCAGCCGCTGTCGGTTCTCCGTGAGCGCTACGCCCGGGGTGAGCTCTCGGACGACGAATTCGACCGACGGCGAACACAGCTCGAACGTACCGGATGA
- a CDS encoding alkyl sulfatase dimerization domain-containing protein, whose protein sequence is MSQKAANAVPIFDVDNFDAGVDITEVAEDTYQCTSFANCTAFDTAEGLVMVDTGLAALSEHMAEALRAHTDSPVHTVIYTHGHVDHAYGLEPFLVDGQAPPTVIANEAMADRFDRYAQTKQYNEVINGRQFSADPEAADSHDLMDEGMFEWPEHPPTTWYSDDLTVTVGDTTFELHHARGETDDATWLYCPDRDVLCSGDLVTASAPNAGNPQKVQRYPWDWADALREMAALDPATLLPGHGQPAVDDPEAIERRLLGCADYLDTVVDRTLEALNDGAPPHVDIVRDIDLPEPEEPWLQSEYDCGEFIARNVIRYYGGWWTGRPSELKPARRDALAAEIADLVGDAETLATRAEALIEEGEGRLACHLADYALEAAPEDEAVQTAVANVYEERAAAAEDMMSANIFASAVLYANEGRSFR, encoded by the coding sequence ATGTCGCAGAAGGCAGCGAACGCGGTTCCGATATTCGATGTCGACAACTTCGACGCGGGCGTCGATATCACCGAGGTCGCCGAGGACACCTACCAGTGTACGTCCTTCGCGAACTGCACGGCGTTCGACACGGCCGAGGGACTGGTCATGGTCGATACCGGTCTGGCCGCGCTCTCGGAGCACATGGCGGAGGCACTCAGGGCGCACACGGACTCGCCTGTGCACACAGTCATCTACACCCACGGACACGTCGACCACGCCTACGGGCTCGAGCCGTTCCTGGTCGACGGGCAGGCCCCGCCGACCGTCATCGCGAACGAGGCGATGGCCGACCGCTTCGACCGGTACGCGCAGACGAAGCAGTACAACGAGGTCATCAACGGCCGGCAGTTCTCCGCTGACCCGGAGGCCGCGGACTCCCACGACCTCATGGACGAGGGGATGTTCGAGTGGCCCGAGCACCCGCCGACGACGTGGTACAGCGACGACCTCACGGTCACGGTCGGAGACACCACGTTCGAACTCCACCACGCCCGCGGCGAGACCGACGACGCGACGTGGCTCTACTGCCCGGACCGGGACGTGCTCTGCTCGGGTGACCTCGTCACGGCCTCCGCGCCGAACGCTGGGAACCCGCAGAAGGTCCAGCGCTACCCGTGGGACTGGGCCGACGCCCTCCGCGAGATGGCGGCGCTCGACCCCGCGACCCTCCTGCCGGGCCACGGCCAGCCGGCCGTCGACGACCCGGAGGCCATCGAGCGTCGGCTCCTCGGCTGTGCGGACTACCTCGACACCGTCGTCGACCGCACACTCGAGGCGCTCAACGACGGCGCGCCGCCGCACGTCGACATCGTCCGTGATATCGACCTCCCCGAGCCGGAGGAACCCTGGCTCCAGTCGGAGTACGACTGCGGGGAGTTCATCGCGCGGAACGTCATCCGGTACTACGGCGGCTGGTGGACCGGCCGGCCGAGCGAACTCAAACCGGCGCGACGGGACGCGCTGGCGGCGGAGATTGCCGACCTCGTGGGCGACGCCGAGACGCTCGCCACGCGTGCCGAGGCGCTGATAGAGGAGGGCGAGGGGCGGCTGGCGTGCCACCTCGCGGACTACGCGCTGGAGGCCGCACCGGAGGACGAGGCGGTCCAGACCGCGGTCGCGAACGTCTACGAGGAGCGGGCGGCGGCCGCCGAGGACATGATGTCGGCCAACATCTTCGCGTCGGCGGTTCTGTACGCGAACGAGGGCCGGTCGTTCCGCTGA